Proteins from a single region of Colias croceus chromosome Z, ilColCroc2.1:
- the LOC123705011 gene encoding uncharacterized protein LOC123705011 isoform X3, translating to MADDKELIYLMYSKRNKTSETQTSQLSNLNTYIRSDDVANKSTERSNLKFMDRKEHGKQICFNNISLVLQKKKKHRYKNVIFDSLNNSKKHKHLVKPKSSPLLCSKNYYTNSIIYYENFRHNKFEPGPPYKSYNNLTASRHLFSKTRNTSCEVYRCQFSTQEESCCCSCNSDAMFEVMKSLYDCYKKKNCDHCNCILCGHLPREERRLGELRKAGVDLSAIAKGKGKKKKKVTSKEMLAMLEGKTQAEKEKTLKELVKAGVDLPEPRTQSEEALMAKVRTELGLPAEPSTRKIPSEKLRKAKELGLLTPLEGKSTEQKEKILKGLVMNGIPLPKGKSESERKLIDKVRADMGLPPEPKTTAEKRNFKKAMDAGLITPLEGKTRSQKENILKQQAEMGIPLPEGRTASEKSLIAKIKQTVRPPSESKVPSEKMKKAKAAGLLTPLKGKTPAQKEKILKGLAMNGIPFPAAKTESDQKIMDKVRKDIGLPPEPRTSSEKNNYKKALAAGIITPLEGKSGPQKEAILKKQAEMGIPLPEGRTPSEKALIAKIQQTVRPVSEYKVPSEKLRKAKAAGLLTPLKGKTPEQKENILRGLAMNGIPLPEAKTESDRKIVDKVRRDLGLPPEPRSSLDKNNYKKALAAGVITPLEGKSAPQKEAILRKQAEMGIPLPEGRTPSEKALIAKIQQTVKPPSEYKVPSEKMKKAKAAGLLTPLQGKTPEQKEKILRGLAMNGIPLPAAKTESDRQIANKVRRDLGLPSEPTTSSEKNNYKKALAAGIITPLEGKSAPQKEEILRKQAAMGLPLPEGRTPSEKALIAKIQQTVRPVSEYKVPSEKLRKAKAAGLLTPLKGKTQEQKENILRGLAMNGIPLPEAKTESDRKIVDKVRRDLGLPPEPRSSLDKNNYKKALAAGVITPLEGKSAPQKEAILRKQAEMGIPLPEGRTPSEKALIAKIQQTVKPPSEYKVPSEKMKKAKAAGLLTPLQGKTPEQKEKILRGLAMNGIPLPASKTESDRQIANKVRRDLGLPPEPTTSSEKNNYKKALAAGIITPLEGKSAPQKEEILRKQAAMGLPLPEGRTPSEKALVAKIQQTVRPPKEKKSDREIADLFTKLEGKPDKEKQEMLKAFAMQGKPLPEGRTPSEKKLIDKVRHDLGLPPEPKSQAHKDKYKQAVAAGIIVPLEGKSAAQKEKILKAQADLGLELPEGRTASEKALIKKIKAEKSKRAKSLPPEKIKELDAKTAKVMKEGKGPSDECICDILTPESEKMSRGPQKVTSEKLRKAKAAGLLTPLKGKSAKEKERILKGLAKEGLPLPEPKTASEKQLIDKIKTEMGVPSAVKAVPSDKMRKAKAAGLLTPIHGKPDKEKEKILRGLAQHGIPLPQAQTASEKRVIDKVRKDLGLPPEPKTPSLKEKYRHAQNAGLITPLEGKSRAQKEKILAKQAEMGIPLPEGRTQSEKDMINKIRATVPRKITSEKLRKAKEAGLLTPLAGKTPKEKEKILRNLAKEGLPLPEPKTASEKQLIAKVRKDMGVPLEGISSEKLRKAKAAGLITPLEGKTPAQKEKILKGRIAAGLPLPEAVTPSDKEMIKKIKDETGYVTPSVEKRRAISERGILTPLKGKTPAEKEAILKKLAKKGIPLPEAKTASEKAIINKIIDDLGKSKVLLASPEKLKAAKAAGLLTPLEGKTDAQKEKILKGLASHGIPLPPAKTPSEKRILDKVRKDLGLPPEPKTSALKGKYRLAQNAGVITPLEGKSPSQKHKILAKQAEMGIPLPEGRTQSEKDLINRIRQTVPKKIASEKLRKAKEAGLLTPLQGKSPKEREKILKGLAKAGLPLPEGKTASEKQLINKIKADMGLPVEEIPSDKLRKAIAEGLITPLEGKSQAQKEKILRGRAALGLPLPEGVTPSDKALIKKVKADTGYVTPKKKRVSKVASMPRGPDITPAQKEKFLKDLAMQGKSLPEAKTASDVKILEKVKRDLGLPPEPKSQADKDKYKQAVAAGIIVPLEGKSAAQKEKMLKAQADLGLELPEGRTASEKALIKKIKAEKAKRAKPLPPEKIKQLDAKTAKVMKEGKGPSDECICNILTPESEKVSRVPQKVTSEKLRKAKAAGLLTPLQGKTPKEKEKILRNLAKEGMPLPEPKTASEKHLIAKVRKDMGVPLEGIPSEKFRKAKAAGLITPLEGKTPAQKEKILKGRIAAGLPLPEGVTPSDKEMIKKIKAETGYVTPLEKIPSEKMRKAKAAGLLTPLQGKPQAEKERILRGLAQHGIPLPPPQTASEKKLHDKVRRDMGLPPEPKTPSTKEKYRKALEAGLVTPLEGKTPAQKEKILTKLAEMGVPLPEGRTQSEKDLINRIRATTKKVPSEMKAEIGGKTIKAKTSSEKEVLRKAKAEGLLTPLKGKTPEQKEKILKGLAEAGLPMPEAKTASEKALIEKVRTSLGLPLEPTPSEKKGKIKTKSRKTGVSKVRKSAIGVGKSKLGITEEFQDVIKTTTCDRGCGCDRKKIRFKHSYVKIRVTSPDISSLCPCPEECLPGVKGGVFTDNEGIKVTVGQVTGVPSFPSKELKSRDKLHNEIISSHKNTNLTNGTALDVLNRFKKSIHDVSTSNTGSYIKNTIYVNNNTMPSSSYHTKKKYKALSASSVSDTFLLIQSCSILSDSDLSVRLSALLNGIDSSLLFTTSSNLSLLSHTISFISFSLANCSTNSNYLIETNSIGSFQSEECTTDDLDYLQFGYISKSGINSDINLYQYSSAFGSSMNEIQKQIISYPTIFRVVHNIRNYSAPDNYTYTEDPTILIDAVGKILSDPALRESSSLYVLMPTSSDDDDSLYSIEGQQSSTICIQLTESYTKWKNKYGPQINNSSCKKHRNSCGLRIAAKGRNNLSNGKRCTPIRNDCTENYNKPDINHYSDCLAIEKQEIHRSIYYDIGTDTTDRPCCCEIESNKDIVLQVLDDSINEPSNIISDVVAPFILNEALAQGINHDITGFKNYSNKRVNSIRNACAHDTPVRHCRICHPTGSHHYTSSGCSHLHHKQKQTSKQCECDFEKMIAAIEKIVKDNVSTACGTSRDNVNIEVTKPILRTT from the exons ATGGCGGATGACAAAGAATTAATATATCTTATGTATTCCAAACGCAACAAGACATCAGAAACACAAACGTCACAGTTAAGCAATTTAAATACGTATATTAGATCAGATGATGTTGCCAATAAATCAACAGAACggagtaatttaaaatttatggaTAGAAAAGAACATGGAAAACAAATCtgctttaataatataagcttAGTATTGcaaaagaagaaaaaacaTCGCTATAAAAACGTTATATTCGATTCactaaataattcaaaaaaacacaaacatttAGTCAAGCCAAAGAGTTCACCTTTGCTATGttccaaaaattattatactaattCCATAATTTACTATGAAAATTTTcgccataataaatttgaacctggACCCCCTTACAAATCGTATAATAATTTGACAGCATCCagacatttattttctaaaacacGAAATACTTCTTGTGAAGTATATCGGTGTCAATTTAGTACACAAGAAGAAAGTTGTTGTTGTTCATGTAATTCTGATGCAATGTTTGAAGTTATGAAGAGTCTTTATGactgttataaaaaaaagaattgtgATCACTGTAACTGTATACTTTGTGGTCATCTACCAAGAGAGGAAAGGCGATTGGGTGAATTACGTAAAGCAGGTGTTGACTTATCTGCAATCGCCAAGGGAAAAggaaaaaagaagaaaaaagtaACAAGTAAGGAGATGTTAGCTATGTTAGAAGGTAAAACTCAAGCCGAAAAAGAGAAAACGTTGAAGGAACTGGTAAAAGCTGGAGTGGATTTACCTGAACCACGAACGCAGTCAGAAGAAGCACTTATGGCAAAAGTTAGAACTGAATTAGGTTTACCTGCTGAACCGTCGACAAGAAAAATACCATCTGAAAAGCTACGTAAAGCTAAAGAACTAGGTTTATTAACACCTTTGGAAGGCAAATCTACggaacaaaaagaaaaaattctAAAAGGGCTAGTCATGAACGGTATTCCTTTGCCGAAAGGAAAATCAGAATCGGAACGTAAATTAATTGACAAAGTACGGGCTGATATGGGTTTGCCGCCAGAGCCAAAAACTACGGCAGAAAAAAGAAATTTCAAAAAAGCTATGGATGCAGGGCTCATAACACCACTGGAAGGAAAAACTCGATcacaaaaagaaaacattttgaaACAACAGGCAGAAATGGGTATCCCTCTTCCAGAAGGTCGTACAGCATCTGAAAAATCCCTAATTGcgaaaattaaacaaacagTACGACCACCTTCCGAATCTAAAGTTCCGTctgaaaaaatgaaaaaagcaAAAGCTGCAGGCCTACTGACGCCCTTAAAAGGTAAAACTCCAGCACAGAAAGAAAAAATTCTAAAGGGGTTGGCTATGAATGGAATCCCTTTTCCAGCAGCTAAAACTGAGTCTGACCAAAAAATAATGGATAAAGTACGAAAAGATATAGGTCTGCCACCAGAACCCAGAACATCTTCAGAGAAAAATAACTACAAGAAAGCGCTAGCTGCAGGTATTATAACACCACTAGAAGGAAAATCTGGACCACAAAAAGaagcaatattaaaaaagcagGCTGAAATGGGAATTCCTCTACCAGAGGGTCGTACTCCATCTGAAAAAGCTTTGATtgcaaaaatacaacaaacagTTCGCCCAGTCTCTGAATATAAGGTTCCGTCTGAAAAGTTAAGAAAAGCTAAAGCAGCAGGTTTATTGACACCCCTTAAAGGCAAAACACCGgaacaaaaagaaaacattctTAGAGGATTAGCTATGAACGGTATACCTCTCCCAGAAGCTAAAACTGAGTCAGACCGGAAGATAGTCGATAAAGTAAGAAGAGATCTGGGCTTACCGCCGGAACCTAGATCATcattggataaaaataattataaaaaagcattAGCTGCTGGTGTTATAACTCCATTAGAAGGAAAATCTGCTCCACAAAAAGAAGCAATATTAAGAAAGCAGGCTGAAATGGGAATTCCTCTACCAGAGGGCCGCACACCATCTGAAAAGGCGTTAATTGCAAAAATTCAACAAACAGTCAAGCCACCCTCTGAATATAAGGTGCCATcagaaaaaatgaaaaaagcCAAAGCAGCAGGTCTTTTAACACCCTTACAAGGAAAGACACCGGAACAGAAAGAAAAAATTCTAAGAGGATTGGCGATGAATGGAATACCACTTCCAGCAGCAAAGACTGAGTCCGATCGGCAGATAGCCAATAAAGTAAGAAGAGATCTGGGTTTACCATCGGAACCCACAACGTCATCAGaaaagaataattataaaaaagcacTAGCTGCAGGAATTATAACACCACTAGAAGGAAAATCTGCTCCacaaaaagaagaaatattaagaaaacagGCTGCGATGGGACTGCCCCTTCCAGAGGGACGTACACCCTCTGAAAAAGCTTTAATtgcaaaaatacaacaaacagTTCGCCCAGTCTCTGAATATAAGGTTCCGTCTGAAAAGTTAAGAAAAGCTAAAGCAGCAGGTTTATTGACACCCCTTAAAGGCAAAACACAGgaacaaaaagaaaacattctTAGAGGATTAGCTATGAACGGTATACCTCTCCCAGAAGCTAAAACTGAGTCAGACCGGAAGATAGTCGATAAAGTAAGAAGAGATCTGGGCTTACCGCCGGAACCTAGATCATcattggataaaaataattataaaaaagcattAGCTGCTGGTGTTATAACTCCATTAGAAGGAAAATCTGCTCCACAAAAAGAAGCAATATTAAGAAAGCAGGCTGAAATGGGAATTCCTCTACCAGAGGGCCGCACACCATCTGAAAAGGCGTTAATTGCAAAAATTCAACAAACAGTCAAGCCACCCTCTGAATATAAGGTGCCATcagaaaaaatgaaaaaagcCAAAGCAGCAGGTCTTTTAACACCCTTACAAGGAAAGACACCGGAACAGAAAGAAAAAATTCTAAGAGGATTGGCGATGAATGGAATACCACTCCCAGCATCAAAGACTGAGTCCGATCGGCAGATAGCCAATAAAGTAAGAAGAGATCTGGGATTACCACCAGAACCCACAACGTCATCAGaaaagaataattataaaaaagcacTAGCTGCAGGAATTATAACACCACTTGAAGGGAAATCTGCTCCacaaaaagaagaaatattaagaaaacagGCTGCGATGGGACTGCCTCTTCCAGAGGGACGTACACCATCTGAAAAAGCTTTAGTtgcaaaaatacaacaaacagTTCGACCGcccaaagaaaaaaaatctgacCGTGAAATAGctgatttatttacaaaacttgAAGGTAAACCAGATAAAGAAAAACAAGAGATGTTAAAAGCTTTTGCAATGCAAGGCAAGCCATTGCCAGAAGGTAGAACTCCatcagaaaaaaaattaatagataaagtAAGACATGACTTAGGTCTACCACCGGAACCTAAATCACAGGcacataaagataaatataaacaagctGTTGCCGCAGGCATCATAGTGCCATTGGAAGGAAAATCGGCGGCACAAAAAGAGAAGATTCTTAAGGCTCAAGCTGACTTGGGTCTTGAATTGCCAGAAGGGAGAACAGCGTCTGAAAaggctttaattaaaaaaattaaagctgAGAAATCGAAACGGGCAAAATCCTTGCCTCccgaaaaaataaaagaacttGATGCCAAAACTGCAAAAGTTATGAAAGAAGGCAAAGGGCCAAGCGATGAATGCATTTGTGACATTCTAACACCAGAGTCAGAAAAAATGTCAAGAGGTCCACAAAAAGTCACCTCGGAGAAATTGCGAAAAGCAAAAGCAGCTGGTTTACTAACACCGTTGAAAGGAAAATCAGCTAAAGAAAAGGAAAGAATATTAAAAGGCTTAGCTAAAGAAGGATTACCATTGCCAGAACCAAAAACTGCATctgaaaaacaattaatagaCAAAATTAAGACTGAAATGGGAGTGCCTAGTGCAGTGAAAGCTGTACCatcagataagatgcgcaaaGCTAAAGCAGCCGGGTTGCTTACACCAATACACGGAAAACCagataaagaaaaagaaaaaattctCAGAGGCTTAGCGCAGCATGGCATTCCACTACCACAGGCGCAAACAGCATCGGAAAAGAGGGTTATAGATAAAGTACGAAAAGACTTAGGACTTCCTCCCGAACCAAAAACTCCATCTCTTAAGGAAAAATATCGTCACGCTCAAAATGCAGGTCTAATAACGCCGCTAGAAGGTAAATCACGTGCTCAGAAAGAGAAGATTCTAGCCAAACAAGCTGAAATGGGCATACCTTTGCCCGAAGGCCGGACACAATCAGAAAAAGACATGATAAACAAAATTCGCGCTACAGTCCCAAGAAAGATCACGTCAGAAAAACTACGTAAAGCGAAAGAAGCTGGTTTACTGACACCACTTGCGGGAAAAACaccaaaagaaaaagaaaaaatattaagaaatctTGCGAAAGAAGGATTGCCGTTACCCGAACCCAAAACTGCGTCCGAAAAACAGCTAATAGCAAAAGTCAGAAAAGACATGGGAGTGCCACTGGAAGGAATATCATCAGAAAAATTGCGTAAAGCGAAAGCGGCTGGTCTTATAACACCATTGGAAGGAAAAACTCCTGCCCAAAAAGAAAAGATTCTTAAGGGCAGAATCGCTGCTGGTTTGCCTTTACCCGAAGCAGTTACCCCATCAGATAAGGAAatgataaagaaaattaaagatGAAACGGGATATGTTACACCTTCCGTAGAAAAAAGGAGAGCTATTTCAGAGAGAGGAATACTTACCCCACTTAAAGGAAAAACTCCGGCAGAAAAAGaagcaatattaaaaaaattagcaaaaaAGGGTATCCCTTTACCAGAAGCCAAAACCGCGTCAGAAaaagcaataataaataaaattattgatgaCTTAGGTAAATCAAAAGTTTTACTAGCATCCCCAGAAAAGTTAAAAGCAGCGAAAGCAGCTGGACTTCTTACACCATTAGAAGGGAAAACAGACGCACAGAAAGAAAAAATTCTAAAAGGCTTGGCATCACATGGCATTCCTCTTCCCCCAGCAAAAACCCCATCCGAAAAAAGAATTCTTGATAAAGTTCGCAAGGACTTAGGGCTACCACCAGAGCCAAAAACATCTGCTTTAAAAGGTAAGTACCGCTTGGCACAAAATGCTGGGGTAATTACTCCATTAGAAGGCAAATCACCATCTCAAAAGCATAAAATTTTAGCGAAACAAGCAGAAATGGGTATACCTTTACCCGAAGGTCGAACACAATCTGAAAAGGATCTTATAAATCGTATACGCCAAACAGTTCcgaaaaaaattgcgtctgaaaaattacgaaaagcAAAAGAAGCTGGCTTATTAACACCTTTACAAGGAAAATCTCCCAAAGaaagagaaaaaatattaaaaggtcTAGCTAAGGCTGGATTGCCATTGCCTGAAGGAAAAACTGCATCTGAAAAacagttgataaataaaataaaggcaGATATGGGTTTACCAGTAGAAGAGATTCCATCCGATAAACTACGAAAAGCTATAGCTGAAGGTCTAATAACGCCACTAGAAGGAAAATCACAAGCacagaaagaaaaaatattgagaGGGCGTGCTGCTTTGGGTTTACCTTTACCTGAAGGAGTTACACCGTCTGATaaagctttaattaaaaaagttaaagcAGACACAGGATATGTTACCCCAAAAAAGAAAAGAGTTAGCAAAGTGGCGTCAATGCCAAGAGGACCAGACATAACACCGgcacaaaaagaaaaatttttaAAGGACTTAGCTATGCAAGGAAAATCATTACCGGAAGCGAAAACTGCTTCCGATGTCAAAATTTTAGAGAAAGTAAAGCGTGATCTAGGACTTCCACCGGAACCCAAATCACAAGcagataaagataaatataaacaagctGTTGCCGCAGGTATCATAGTGCCATTGGAAGGAAAATCGGCGGCACAAAAAGAGAAGATGCTTAAGGCTCAAGCTGACTTGGGTCTTGAATTGCCAGAAGGGAGAACGGCGTCTGAAaaagctttaattaaaaaaattaaagctgAGAAAGCGAAACGAGCAAAACCCTTGCCTCccgaaaaaataaaacaacttgaTGCCAAAACTGCAAAAGTAATGAAAGAAGGCAAAGGGCCAAGCGATGAATGCATTTGTAACATTCTAACACCAGAGTCAGAAAAAGTGTCAAGAGTTCCTCAAAAAGTCACCTCGGAGAAATTGCGAAAAGCAAAAGCAGCTGGTTTATTGACGCCTCTTCAAGGAAAAACACCCAAAGAgaaggaaaaaatattaagaaaccTCGCTAAAGAAGGAATGCCTCTACCGGAACCTAAAACTGCGTCCGAAAAACATCTAATTGCAAAAGTCAGAAAAGATATGGGAGTGCCATTAGAAGGAATACCATCCGAGAAATTTCGAAAAGCAAAAGCAGCTGGTCTTATAACACCATTGGAAGGAAAAACTCCTGCACAAAAAGAAAAGATTCTTAAGGGTAGAATTGCTGCAGGTTTGCCTTTACCCGAAGGAGTTACCCCATCGGATAAggaaatgataaaaaaaattaaagctgAAACGGGATATGTAACGCCTTTGGAAAAAATACCTTCGGAAAAAATGCGAAAAGCAAAAGCAGCTGGGCTTCTTACTCCATTACAAGGTAAACCACAAGCAGAGAAAGAGAGAATTCTCAGAGGCCTGGCACAACACGGTATACCTTTGCCACCACCACAAACAGCTTCTGAAAAAAAGCTCCATGATAAAGTGCGTAGAGATATGGGACTGCCTCCAGAACCTAAAACACCATCTACCAAAGAAAAATATCGTAAAGCTCTGGAAGCTGGATTAGTTACACCTCTTGAAGGTAAGACTCCAgctcaaaaagaaaaaattttgACTAAATTGGCTGAAATGGGGGTACCTTTACCTGAAGGTCGTACACAGTCTGAAAAGGACCTCATAAATCGGATAAGAGCAACGACAAAAAAAGTACCATCAGAAATGAAAGCCGAAATCGGAGGAAAAACAATAAAAGCTAAAACTTCATCAGAAAAAGAAGTTCTAAGGAAAGCCAAAGCTGAAGGTTTATTGACTCCCCTGAAAGGTAAAACACCGGAGCAGAAAGAAAAAATTCTTAAGGGCTTAGCTGAAGCTGGCCTTCCTATGCCAGAAGCTAAGACAGCATCTGAGAAAGCTTTAATAGAAAAAGTTAGGACTTCACTTGGTCTTCCACTTGAACCGACCCCATCCGAGAAAAAAGGAAAGATCAAAACAAAATCTAGAAAAACTGGCGTTTCTAAAGTTAGAAAAAGTGCGATTGGTGTAGGTAAATCTAAGTTAGGAATAACGGAGGAGTTTCAGGATGTCATTAAAACCACAACATGTGATCGCGGTTGTGGTTGCGATAGAAAGAAAATAAGGTTTAAGCATAGCTACGTAAAAATAAGAGTAACGTCACCAGACATATCGTCGCTGTGTCCTTGCCCTGAAGAATGTCTCCCAGGCGTAAAAGGAGGTGTTTTCACGGATAACGAAGGTATAAAAGTGACAGTTGGTCAGGTTACTGGAGTACCTTCTTTTCCGTCTAAAGAATTGAAGTCAAGAGATAAACTTCACAACGAAATCATTAGTTCTCACAAAAACACTAACTTAACAAACGGTACGGCACTCGATGTATTAAACaggtttaaaaaaagtattcaTGATGTTTCTACATCAAATACTGGTtcctacataaaaaatacaatttatgttaACAACAACACGATGCCGTCTTCATCTTATCacacgaaaaaaaaatacaaagctTTAAGTGCTTCAAGCGTGAGTGAtacgtttttattaattcaatctTGTTCGATCTTGTCAGATTCAGATCTCAGTGTCAGATTATCAGCTTTATTAAATGGCATCGATTCCTCGTTGCTCTTTACAACATCTTCAAATCTTAGCTTACTCTCACATACTATAAGCTTTATCTCATTTTCCCTCGCCAATTGTTCAACAAattctaattatttaattgagaCAAATAGTATTGGATCCTTTCAATCGGAAGAATGCACAACAGATGATCTGGACTATTTGCAATTTGGATATATAAGCAAAAGCGGGATAAACAG TGACATAAATCTATATCAATATTCATCAGCGTTCGGCAGCAGCATGAATGAAATCCAAAAGCAAATCATTTCTTATCCTACGATTTTTCGAGTAGTCCATAATATACGCAACTATAGTGCCCCGGATAACTACACTTATACAGAGGATCCAACAATTTTAATCGATGCAGTGGGAAAAATATTATCAGACCCTGCTTTAAGGGAATCGTCATCGTTGTACGTATTAATGCCAACATCTTCGGATGACGATGATTCTTTATATTCCATAGAGGGCCAACAAAGTTCTACTATATGTATCCAACTAACTGAAAGTTATACGAAATGGAAAAACAAATATGGACCGCAGATAAACa ATTCGTCTTGCAAAAAACATCGAAATTCCTGCGGGTTAAGAATAGCAGCAAAAGGAAGGAATAATCTTTCAAACGGAAAAAGATGTACACCTATTAGAAATGActgtacagaaaattataataaaccaGACATAAATCATTATTCGGATTGCTTAGCTATTGAAAAACAAGAGATACATAGATCAATATACTATGACATTGGTACTGATACCACGGACCGGCCCTGCTGTTGTGAGATCGAGAGTAATAAAGATATCGTGCTTCAAGTCTTGGACGATTCTATCAACGAACCGTCAAATATCATTTCTGATGTGGTAGCCCCATTCATTTTAAATGAGGCACTAGCCCAAG gCATCAATCACGACATTACTGgatttaaaaactattcaaataaaagagtAAATTCCATAAGGAACGCATGTGCACATGATACACCAGTGCGTCACTGCAGGATCTGCCATCCAACTGGATCGCATCATTACACTTCAAGTGGCTGTTCACATCTACACCACAAGCAAAAACAAACAAGTAAACAATGCGAATGTGACTTCGAAAAGATGATAGCAGCTATAGAGAAAATAGTAAAGGATAACGTGTCCACAGCATGCGGTACATCGCGagataatgtaaatattgaaGTTACAAAGccaattttaa